From a region of the Terriglobia bacterium genome:
- a CDS encoding tyrosine recombinase XerD: MSAAIQNQPALVSFTDYLKVEKGLARLTVAAYTCDLLQFAEFLEGRRRVLAGARRDDVRDFLDRLFAHRVDGRSVARKLSALRHFYKYLLLDRMIEHDPTLNIDTPRQWKVLPKALSREEIGSMLGPRSREPKTKLERALAARDRAMLEVFYGGALRVSEMVGVKREDLKLDLGYVLVRGKGDKERIVPLGKPAIDAVEDYLKNCREALAGGKSSPLLFIARGARQLTRQRVWQMVRAAATGTGRPASPHMLRHSCATHMVEKGADLRTVQTILGHADIATTQVYTHLALDRLKTVYREHHPRAKRIAPQGAKE; encoded by the coding sequence ATGTCTGCCGCCATTCAAAACCAGCCAGCGCTGGTCTCCTTCACCGATTACTTAAAGGTGGAGAAGGGGCTGGCGCGGCTGACGGTCGCGGCCTATACCTGCGACCTGCTCCAGTTCGCCGAATTCCTCGAGGGGCGCCGCCGGGTGCTGGCCGGCGCACGGCGGGACGACGTCCGCGACTTCCTCGACCGGCTGTTCGCCCACCGGGTGGACGGCCGCTCGGTGGCGCGCAAACTCTCCGCTCTGCGCCACTTCTACAAGTACCTGCTGCTCGACCGCATGATCGAGCACGATCCCACGCTTAACATCGACACTCCCCGGCAATGGAAGGTCCTGCCCAAGGCGCTCTCGCGCGAGGAGATCGGGAGCATGTTGGGGCCGAGATCGCGCGAGCCGAAAACGAAGTTGGAGCGGGCGCTCGCGGCGCGGGACCGGGCGATGCTGGAGGTGTTCTACGGCGGCGCGCTGCGGGTCTCGGAGATGGTGGGAGTGAAACGGGAAGACCTGAAGCTCGACCTGGGCTACGTTCTGGTGCGCGGCAAGGGGGACAAGGAGCGGATCGTGCCGCTGGGCAAGCCGGCGATCGACGCGGTAGAAGACTATCTGAAAAACTGCCGGGAGGCGCTGGCCGGGGGCAAGAGTTCGCCGCTGCTTTTCATAGCGCGAGGCGCGCGGCAACTGACGCGGCAACGCGTATGGCAGATGGTGCGCGCGGCCGCCACCGGCACGGGTCGTCCCGCGAGCCCGCATATGCTGCGTCACAGTTGCGCGACGCATATGGTGGAGAAGGGCGCGGATCTGCGCACGGTGCAGACCATCCTGGGGCACGCCGACATCGCCACCACGCAGGTGTACACGCACCTGGCGCTGGACCGGCTCAAGACGGTGTATCGCGAACACCACCCGCGGGCGAAGAGGATAGCTCCACAGGGCGCGAAGGAATGA
- a CDS encoding tyrosine recombinase XerC, with protein sequence MTSQIEKSVARFLKSLREKNASAHTIRAYANDLERFVSFAGGGATWKAIDHVRIRGFLSHLYEAGLGKTSVARALAALRSLYRWLAQEGVVEQNPALLVSTPKLPKKLPRVPTIEEMNTVLDGGMPECASWPERDLLILELLYGCGIRNSELVGIQLDDIRWSNEAILVRGKGKKERYVPFGDAVRGAVEAYLPTRQQLLGERKKATRALLVNLRGAPLTTRSVGRIVKQIAVAKGLSPDVHPHTLRHAFGTHMLEEGADLRAIQELLGHERLSTTQRYTQLSMKHVLRVYDETHPRAK encoded by the coding sequence ATGACATCGCAGATCGAAAAATCGGTGGCCCGCTTCCTGAAGTCTCTGCGGGAGAAGAACGCTTCGGCGCACACCATCCGGGCATACGCAAATGACCTGGAACGGTTCGTGAGCTTCGCGGGCGGTGGGGCAACGTGGAAGGCGATCGATCACGTGCGCATCCGCGGGTTCCTGTCGCACCTGTACGAGGCGGGGCTGGGGAAGACCTCGGTGGCGCGGGCGCTGGCGGCGCTGCGGTCGTTGTACCGCTGGCTAGCGCAAGAGGGCGTGGTGGAGCAGAACCCCGCGCTGCTGGTGTCCACGCCGAAGCTTCCCAAGAAGCTGCCTCGGGTGCCGACTATCGAAGAGATGAACACCGTGCTGGACGGCGGCATGCCCGAGTGCGCCTCGTGGCCGGAGCGCGACCTCCTTATACTTGAGCTGCTCTACGGCTGCGGCATCCGCAACTCGGAGCTGGTCGGGATCCAGCTGGACGACATCCGCTGGTCGAACGAAGCCATCCTGGTGCGCGGCAAGGGCAAGAAGGAGCGGTACGTGCCCTTCGGCGATGCGGTGCGTGGGGCGGTCGAGGCCTACCTGCCGACTCGGCAACAACTCCTGGGAGAGAGGAAGAAGGCGACGCGAGCCCTGCTGGTGAACCTGCGCGGGGCGCCGCTGACCACCCGCAGCGTGGGCCGGATCGTGAAGCAGATCGCGGTGGCGAAGGGACTCTCGCCCGACGTCCACCCGCACACCCTGCGCCACGCATTCGGCACACACATGCTGGAGGAGGGTGCCGACCTGCGCGCCATCCAGGAACTGCTGGGCCACGAGCGGCTCTCGACCACCCAGCGCTACACGCAGCTCTCCATGAAGCACGTGCTCCGGGTGTACGACGAGACCCACCCGCGAGCGAAATAG